A genomic region of Clavibacter michiganensis subsp. insidiosus contains the following coding sequences:
- a CDS encoding MalY/PatB family protein, whose translation MVEVTTAPIEEIRGQRTSIKWTRFPADVLPLFVAEMDYAIAEPVVEELVRRVRASDVGYLDGPGPLAPAFARFARERWGWIVDESRVRIATDVSVGIVETLRLAVPRGGRVVVTPPVYPPFFELVEEAGARVEEVPLLVSDGRASLDLQGLERAFASGVDAFLLCNPHNPMGLVHDARTLAAVARLAARHDVLVISDEVHAPLTLPGATFTPFAPLAESLGASSVCVTSASKGWNLAGAKCSLVIAGDPRTHELLDGLVEEVACRTSILGLHANVVAFSCTDWLDDAIARIVANDRLLASLLAEHLPGVVHHRPAAGYLAWLDLRPLGLGADPAAVLLERARVALNAGHCYGTGGAGHARLNLACDPDVLREAVRRIAAAVGSGRAVDPGPAPAAAAPAAASLPAAPPDPLRASAPARIPAPTRAVIHRGAPA comes from the coding sequence ATGGTGGAGGTCACGACGGCGCCGATCGAGGAGATCCGCGGCCAGCGCACGAGCATCAAGTGGACGCGGTTCCCCGCGGACGTGTTGCCCCTGTTCGTGGCCGAGATGGACTACGCGATCGCCGAGCCCGTCGTCGAGGAGCTGGTGCGGCGCGTGCGCGCGTCCGACGTCGGCTACCTCGACGGCCCCGGCCCGCTCGCGCCCGCGTTCGCCCGGTTCGCCCGCGAGCGCTGGGGCTGGATCGTCGACGAGTCCCGCGTGCGCATCGCCACCGACGTGAGCGTCGGCATCGTCGAGACGCTGCGGCTCGCGGTGCCGCGCGGCGGCCGCGTCGTCGTCACGCCGCCCGTGTACCCGCCGTTCTTCGAGCTGGTGGAGGAGGCCGGCGCGCGCGTCGAGGAGGTGCCGCTCCTGGTGTCCGACGGCCGCGCCTCCCTCGACCTCCAGGGGCTCGAGCGCGCGTTCGCGTCCGGGGTCGACGCGTTCCTCCTCTGCAACCCGCACAACCCCATGGGGCTCGTGCACGACGCCCGGACCCTCGCGGCCGTCGCGCGGCTGGCCGCCCGCCACGACGTGCTCGTCATCAGCGACGAGGTGCACGCGCCGCTCACGCTCCCGGGCGCGACCTTCACGCCGTTCGCGCCGCTGGCGGAGTCGCTCGGCGCCAGCTCCGTGTGCGTCACGTCGGCGAGCAAGGGCTGGAACCTCGCGGGCGCCAAGTGCTCGCTCGTCATCGCGGGGGATCCGCGCACCCACGAGCTCCTCGACGGCCTCGTCGAGGAGGTGGCCTGTCGCACGAGCATCCTCGGGCTGCACGCGAACGTCGTCGCGTTCTCCTGTACCGACTGGCTCGACGATGCCATCGCCCGAATCGTCGCGAACGACCGCCTCCTCGCCTCCCTCCTCGCCGAGCACCTGCCCGGCGTCGTCCACCACCGCCCCGCCGCCGGCTACCTCGCCTGGCTCGACCTCCGCCCGCTCGGCCTCGGCGCCGATCCCGCCGCGGTGCTGCTCGAGCGGGCTCGAGTCGCCCTCAACGCCGGCCACTGCTACGGCACCGGGGGCGCCGGCCACGCGCGCCTCAACCTCGCCTGCGATCCCGACGTGCTGCGGGAGGCCGTCCGGCGGATCGCGGCGGCCGTCGGATCCGGCCGGGCCGTCGATCCCGGCCCCGCGCCCGCTGCCGCCGCGCCCGCTGCCGCGTCACTGCCGGCCGCCCCGCCCGACCCCCTGCGCGCATCCGCCCCCGCCCGCATCCCCGCCCCGACCCGCGCCGTCATCCACCGAGGAGCACCCGCATGA
- a CDS encoding nucleotide disphospho-sugar-binding domain-containing protein encodes MPSYLLCAPPIYGHLAPLVAVGRGLAARGNDITLLTGAKYRELVSDAGLRFAPLPEDVDFDDADLDGLLGEANAARGVAAIRKGMIAMFVRVIPGQHRALRALLEEGRFDAVLSESAFTGVAPYVELPRADRLPVLGLATTPVTLTSVDAAPFGAALPPGRGPLGHLRDRALTAAVRPALTRPLRRAVDAVLAEIGAAPSRTDTFDFPYLSFDELFQLSVPALEYPRRELPDTVRFVGPLRDAVGRAHDAALPEWWSDLQDGRPVVHVTQGTIDNADPGRLIAPTLRALADEDVLVVATTGGRPVEELERAFGGPLPANARAAVSVPHDLLLPLCDAVVTNGGFGGVQRMLAHGLPLVVAGSTEDKPEVAARVAWAGCGRDLRTGTPRPEAIRRAVRDVLTTPSYRARSRELARVICALPDPADVIAAGLDAAVSARRGPSATHGA; translated from the coding sequence ATGCCCTCCTACCTGCTCTGCGCCCCGCCCATCTACGGCCACCTCGCGCCGCTCGTCGCCGTCGGCCGCGGGCTCGCCGCCCGCGGGAACGACATCACCCTGCTGACGGGCGCGAAGTACCGCGAGCTGGTCAGCGACGCCGGGCTGCGATTCGCCCCCCTGCCGGAGGACGTCGACTTCGACGACGCGGACCTGGACGGCCTGCTCGGCGAGGCCAACGCCGCGCGCGGCGTCGCGGCGATCCGGAAGGGCATGATCGCCATGTTCGTCCGGGTGATCCCCGGGCAGCACCGCGCCCTGCGCGCGCTCCTGGAGGAGGGCCGCTTCGACGCGGTGCTCAGCGAGTCGGCGTTCACCGGGGTCGCGCCCTACGTCGAGCTCCCGCGGGCCGACCGCCTCCCCGTCCTGGGGCTGGCGACCACGCCCGTGACGCTCACGAGCGTCGACGCGGCGCCCTTCGGCGCGGCCCTCCCACCCGGTCGCGGGCCGCTCGGCCATCTCCGCGACCGGGCGCTGACGGCGGCGGTCCGTCCCGCGCTCACCCGCCCGCTCCGGCGCGCGGTCGACGCCGTGCTGGCCGAGATCGGCGCGGCGCCCTCGCGCACGGACACCTTCGACTTCCCCTACCTCTCCTTCGACGAGCTCTTCCAGCTGAGCGTCCCCGCCCTCGAGTACCCGCGCCGCGAGCTGCCCGACACGGTGCGCTTCGTCGGGCCGCTGCGGGATGCGGTGGGCCGCGCGCACGACGCGGCGCTGCCCGAATGGTGGTCCGACCTGCAGGACGGACGCCCGGTCGTGCACGTCACCCAGGGCACCATCGACAACGCGGATCCCGGCCGGCTCATCGCCCCGACCCTGCGCGCCCTCGCGGACGAGGACGTGCTCGTCGTCGCGACCACGGGCGGGCGCCCGGTCGAGGAGCTGGAGCGCGCGTTCGGCGGCCCCCTCCCCGCCAACGCGCGCGCGGCGGTGTCCGTCCCCCACGACCTGCTCCTGCCGCTCTGCGACGCGGTCGTGACGAACGGCGGGTTCGGCGGCGTGCAGCGGATGCTGGCGCACGGCCTGCCGCTGGTGGTCGCGGGATCCACCGAGGACAAGCCCGAGGTCGCGGCCCGCGTCGCCTGGGCCGGGTGCGGCCGGGACCTGCGGACGGGCACCCCGCGGCCGGAGGCCATCCGGCGTGCCGTGCGCGACGTGCTGACCACGCCGTCCTACCGCGCGCGGAGCCGGGAGCTCGCCCGCGTGATCTGCGCGCTCCCGGATCCGGCGGACGTCATCGCCGCCGGGCTCGACGCGGCCGTGTCCGCCCGCCGGGGGCCGTCGGCGACGCACGGCGCCTGA
- a CDS encoding NAD-dependent succinate-semialdehyde dehydrogenase, protein MSSYAVTDPTTGETVAEHPEITDQELQEAIAAAEGAYRGWSRRTTVAERAALVARVAELHVERRDELARIIVREMGKPLDQALGEVDFAADIQAYYARNAEEFLADEAIELADGTGSAFVRRSGLGVLLGIMPWNFPYYQVARFAAPAIVTGNAILLKHAPQCPESAAAIQRMYRDAAAELGADPGVYVSVLASNAQIEDVIADPRVQGVSVTGSERAGAAVAEIAGRHLKKVVLELGGSDPFLLLSTDDLDAAVTDAVAARLDNNGQSCNGAKRFLVIDHLYDDFAARFTAELTAAQPADPMADGTLLGPLSSRAATERLAEQLARAVDQGATVLASGEPDGNLFPPAVLADVTPEMDAYREEFFGPVAALYRVSSEEEAIALANDTPFGLGSYVYTTDPEQAMRVADGIDAGMVWVNLVLGDAAELPFGGVKRSGSGRELGRHAVDEFANRKLIRIA, encoded by the coding sequence ATGAGCAGCTACGCCGTCACCGATCCGACCACCGGCGAGACCGTCGCCGAGCATCCCGAGATCACCGACCAGGAGCTGCAGGAGGCGATCGCCGCCGCCGAGGGCGCGTACCGCGGCTGGTCGCGCCGCACCACGGTCGCCGAGCGGGCCGCCCTCGTCGCCCGCGTCGCCGAGCTGCACGTGGAGCGCCGGGACGAGCTGGCCCGGATCATCGTGCGCGAGATGGGCAAGCCGCTCGACCAGGCGCTCGGCGAGGTCGACTTCGCGGCCGACATCCAGGCGTACTACGCGCGCAACGCGGAGGAGTTCCTCGCCGACGAGGCCATCGAGCTCGCCGACGGCACCGGATCCGCGTTCGTCCGCCGGTCGGGCCTCGGCGTGCTGCTCGGGATCATGCCGTGGAACTTCCCCTACTACCAGGTGGCCCGGTTCGCGGCACCGGCCATCGTCACGGGCAACGCGATCCTGCTCAAGCACGCGCCGCAGTGCCCGGAGTCGGCTGCGGCGATCCAGCGGATGTACCGCGACGCGGCCGCGGAGCTCGGCGCCGACCCGGGCGTCTACGTGAGCGTGCTCGCGTCGAACGCGCAGATCGAGGACGTGATCGCCGACCCGCGCGTGCAGGGCGTCTCCGTCACGGGATCCGAGCGGGCGGGCGCCGCCGTCGCCGAGATCGCGGGCCGGCACCTCAAGAAGGTCGTGCTGGAGCTCGGCGGATCCGACCCCTTCCTGCTCCTGTCGACCGACGACCTCGACGCGGCCGTCACCGACGCCGTGGCCGCGCGCCTCGACAACAACGGCCAGTCCTGCAACGGCGCCAAGCGCTTCCTCGTGATCGACCACCTCTACGACGACTTCGCCGCGCGCTTCACGGCCGAGCTCACGGCGGCGCAGCCCGCGGATCCGATGGCCGACGGCACCCTGCTCGGCCCGCTCTCCTCGCGCGCGGCCACCGAGCGGCTCGCCGAGCAGCTGGCCCGCGCCGTGGACCAGGGCGCGACCGTGCTCGCGAGCGGCGAGCCCGACGGCAACCTCTTCCCGCCCGCGGTGCTCGCCGACGTGACGCCCGAGATGGACGCCTACCGCGAGGAGTTCTTCGGCCCCGTCGCCGCGCTCTACCGCGTCTCCTCCGAGGAGGAGGCGATCGCGCTCGCCAACGACACCCCGTTCGGCCTCGGCTCCTACGTGTACACGACGGATCCGGAGCAGGCCATGCGGGTCGCGGACGGCATCGACGCGGGCATGGTCTGGGTCAACCTCGTGCTGGGCGACGCGGCCGAGCTGCCCTTCGGCGGCGTGAAGCGCTCGGGCTCGGGCCGCGAGCTCGGCCGCCACGCGGTCGACGAGTTCGCGAACCGGAAGCTGATCCGGATCGCGTGA
- a CDS encoding antitoxin VbhA family protein gives MPEDREGAGREERRRRVEDAAHSGEMEGLHLTPGTSEDAGEYIAGHIDAAELRERVRARYGIG, from the coding sequence ATGCCGGAGGATCGGGAGGGCGCCGGGCGCGAGGAGCGCCGCCGCCGGGTGGAGGACGCCGCGCACAGCGGCGAGATGGAGGGGCTTCACCTCACCCCCGGCACGTCGGAGGACGCCGGCGAGTACATCGCGGGGCACATCGACGCGGCGGAGCTGCGCGAGCGCGTCCGCGCCCGCTACGGCATCGGCTGA
- a CDS encoding Fic/DOC family protein, producing the protein MDGFVDPYVDPATGILRNRVGARTRAELDRAEGDLSFAAMIELLTRPPRPTGDLAELRAIHRGLFADVYGWAGEIRTVDIRKDAEGAEFFLPVSMIDRAASFTAEELRADDMLRGLDRRRFVQRLAHHYDQLNYIHPFAEGNRRTQRLFWDRVARDAGRVLDWRRVSGAENDRASRIASESRDLTPLCTMLERVVVPAAPRPRAASAARDRSRLGGLGPRRDTDRGR; encoded by the coding sequence ATGGACGGCTTCGTCGATCCGTACGTGGACCCGGCGACGGGGATCCTCCGCAACCGCGTGGGCGCGCGCACGCGCGCCGAGCTCGACCGGGCGGAGGGCGACCTCTCCTTCGCCGCGATGATCGAGCTGCTGACCCGACCGCCGCGTCCCACGGGAGACCTCGCGGAGCTCCGGGCGATCCACCGGGGCCTGTTCGCCGACGTGTACGGCTGGGCCGGGGAGATCCGCACCGTCGACATCCGCAAGGACGCGGAGGGCGCGGAGTTCTTCCTCCCGGTCTCGATGATCGACCGGGCGGCCTCCTTCACGGCGGAGGAGCTCCGCGCGGACGACATGCTCCGGGGACTCGACCGCCGGCGGTTCGTGCAGAGGCTCGCGCATCACTACGACCAGCTCAACTACATCCACCCCTTCGCTGAGGGGAACCGGCGGACTCAGAGGCTCTTCTGGGATCGCGTGGCTCGGGATGCCGGGCGGGTGCTGGACTGGCGTCGCGTGTCCGGCGCGGAGAACGACCGGGCGTCGCGCATCGCGTCCGAGAGCCGTGACCTGACTCCCCTGTGCACGATGCTCGAGAGGGTGGTCGTCCCTGCGGCTCCCCGGCCCCGAGCGGCCTCCGCTGCTCGGGATCGGAGCAGGCTGGGCGGCCTCGGCCCTCGCCGGGACACCGATCGCGGACGCTGA
- a CDS encoding SulP family inorganic anion transporter, which translates to MASSASLPTAAPAPAVRPPSPTVLEALRSPRLLSREVLAGLVVALALIPEAISFSIIAGVDPRVGLFSSFVMAVSIAFLGGRPAMITAATGAVALVVAPVVRDHGLDYLIATVILGGLLQIVLGLLGVAKLMRFVPRSVMVGFVNALAILIFSAQIPNLVGVPWLVYPLVAVGIVIMVVMPRLTKAVPAPLIAIVVITVAVVATALAVPTVGDEGALPDSLPTLFIPDVPLTFDTLRIIAPYALAVALVGILESLMTAKLVDDITDTPSRKTRETLGQGGANILSGLFGGMGGCAMIGQTMINVKASGARTRISTFLAGVFLLILVVGLGDVVAIIPMAALVAVMIMVSVGTFDWHSIRPSTLRRMPVGETLVMVLTVIVVVLTDNLAIGVIIGVIAAMIVFARRVAHFATVERTERTDEDGAPVAHYAVIGELFFASSNDLTTQFDYAGDPERVVIDMTGSHVWDASTVAALDAITYKYERHGKRAVISGMNDSSAAMHGRLAGELGGGH; encoded by the coding sequence ATGGCCTCATCCGCATCCCTCCCGACCGCCGCCCCGGCGCCGGCGGTCCGTCCGCCCAGCCCGACCGTCCTCGAGGCGCTGCGGAGCCCGCGCCTCCTCAGCCGCGAGGTGCTGGCGGGCCTCGTCGTCGCCCTCGCGCTCATCCCCGAGGCCATCTCGTTCTCGATCATCGCCGGGGTCGACCCGCGCGTCGGCCTGTTCTCGTCGTTCGTCATGGCCGTCTCGATCGCGTTCCTCGGCGGGCGCCCCGCCATGATCACCGCGGCCACGGGCGCCGTCGCCCTCGTCGTCGCGCCGGTCGTGCGCGACCACGGCCTCGACTACCTCATCGCCACGGTGATCCTCGGCGGGCTCCTGCAGATCGTGCTCGGCCTGCTCGGCGTCGCGAAGCTCATGCGCTTCGTGCCGCGCAGCGTGATGGTCGGCTTCGTCAACGCGCTCGCGATCCTCATCTTCTCCGCGCAGATCCCGAACCTCGTGGGCGTGCCGTGGCTCGTCTACCCGCTGGTGGCGGTGGGCATCGTGATCATGGTCGTGATGCCGCGCCTCACGAAGGCCGTGCCCGCGCCGCTCATCGCGATCGTGGTGATCACCGTCGCCGTCGTCGCCACCGCGCTCGCCGTGCCGACCGTGGGCGACGAGGGCGCGCTGCCCGACAGCCTGCCGACGCTCTTCATCCCGGACGTGCCGCTCACGTTCGACACGCTGCGGATCATCGCGCCGTACGCGCTCGCTGTCGCGCTCGTCGGCATCCTCGAGTCGCTGATGACCGCCAAGCTCGTCGACGACATCACCGACACCCCCTCGCGCAAGACCCGCGAGACGCTCGGCCAGGGCGGCGCCAACATCCTCTCGGGGCTCTTCGGCGGCATGGGCGGCTGCGCGATGATCGGCCAGACGATGATCAACGTGAAGGCGTCCGGCGCCCGCACCCGCATCTCCACGTTCCTCGCGGGCGTCTTCCTGCTGATCCTCGTGGTGGGCCTCGGCGACGTCGTCGCGATCATCCCGATGGCCGCGCTCGTGGCCGTGATGATCATGGTCTCGGTCGGCACGTTTGACTGGCACAGCATCCGGCCGTCGACGCTGCGCCGCATGCCGGTCGGCGAGACGCTCGTGATGGTGCTCACGGTGATCGTCGTGGTCCTCACCGACAACCTCGCGATCGGCGTCATCATCGGCGTGATCGCCGCGATGATCGTGTTCGCCCGCCGCGTCGCGCACTTCGCCACGGTCGAGCGCACGGAGCGCACCGACGAGGACGGCGCCCCGGTCGCGCACTACGCCGTGATCGGCGAGCTGTTCTTCGCCTCCAGCAACGACCTCACCACGCAGTTCGACTACGCGGGCGACCCGGAGCGCGTCGTGATCGACATGACCGGATCCCACGTGTGGGACGCCTCCACGGTCGCCGCGCTCGACGCCATCACCTACAAGTACGAGCGCCACGGCAAGCGCGCCGTCATCAGCGGGATGAACGACTCGTCCGCCGCCATGCACGGCCGCCTCGCGGGGGAGCTGGGCGGCGGGCACTGA
- a CDS encoding ribonuclease J, which yields MPPTSHAHALDIAKPGRLPRGGLRVTPLGGLGDVGRNMTLFEYEGELLIVDCGVLFPEESQPGINVILPDFSTLRGRLDKITGIVLTHGHEDHIGGVPYLLQERPDIPVIGSRLTLAFISAKLEEHKIKPVTRQVKEGDRITMGKFDLEFVAVNHSIPDGLAVAIRTGAGMVLHTGDFKMDQFPMDRRLTDLGAFARLGEEGVDLFLTDSTNAEVPGFTTAEKDLTPAIEKVFRTAPKRIVVSSFASHVHRIQQVLDSAEQYGRKVSFVGRSMVRNMKIASDLGYLRIPKGLVIDLKALNKLPDDKVTLICTGSQGEPMAALSRMARREHIIEVGEGDTILLASSLIPGNENAIYGVINGLIRWGADVVHKGNAKVHVSGHASAGELVYCYNLVKPRNVLPVHGEWRHLVANAALAESTGVKNALVIEDGVSVDLVNGRASISGRVPAPYVFVDGMTIGVATEEALEERRTLAAEGQITVLGIFDEKEQKLIHPAELITRGFVEHDGWIPEAEAAISTALKNAAAKRHLDGVAAERAMSDGLQRWLQRRHRRTPVVTVIVVDAD from the coding sequence ATGCCTCCCACCTCCCACGCCCACGCCCTCGACATCGCCAAGCCCGGGCGCCTGCCCCGCGGCGGGCTGCGCGTCACGCCCCTCGGCGGCCTGGGCGACGTCGGCCGCAACATGACGCTGTTCGAGTACGAGGGCGAGCTGCTCATCGTCGACTGCGGCGTCCTCTTCCCCGAGGAGAGCCAGCCCGGCATCAACGTGATCCTCCCCGACTTCAGCACCCTGCGCGGGCGCCTCGACAAGATCACGGGCATCGTGCTCACGCACGGCCACGAGGACCACATCGGCGGCGTCCCCTACCTCCTGCAGGAGCGTCCCGACATCCCCGTCATCGGATCCCGCCTCACGCTCGCGTTCATCAGCGCGAAGCTCGAGGAGCACAAGATCAAGCCCGTCACCCGCCAGGTGAAGGAGGGCGACCGCATCACCATGGGCAAGTTCGACCTCGAGTTCGTCGCCGTGAACCACTCCATCCCGGACGGCCTCGCCGTCGCGATCCGCACCGGCGCCGGCATGGTCCTGCACACGGGCGACTTCAAGATGGACCAGTTCCCGATGGACCGCCGCCTCACCGACCTCGGCGCGTTCGCCCGCCTCGGCGAGGAGGGCGTGGACCTGTTCCTCACGGACTCGACCAACGCGGAGGTCCCCGGCTTCACCACCGCCGAGAAGGATCTCACGCCCGCCATCGAGAAGGTGTTCCGCACGGCGCCCAAGCGCATCGTCGTCTCCAGCTTCGCGAGCCACGTGCACCGGATCCAGCAGGTGCTCGACTCCGCCGAGCAGTACGGCCGGAAGGTCTCGTTCGTGGGCCGCTCGATGGTGCGGAACATGAAGATCGCCTCCGACCTCGGCTACCTGCGCATCCCCAAGGGCCTCGTCATCGACCTCAAGGCGCTGAACAAGCTGCCGGACGACAAGGTCACGCTCATCTGCACCGGGTCGCAGGGCGAGCCGATGGCGGCGCTCAGCCGCATGGCGCGCCGCGAGCACATCATCGAGGTGGGCGAGGGCGACACGATCCTCCTGGCCAGCTCGCTCATCCCCGGCAACGAGAACGCCATCTACGGCGTCATCAACGGCCTGATCCGCTGGGGCGCCGACGTCGTGCACAAGGGCAACGCCAAGGTGCACGTCTCCGGCCACGCGAGCGCCGGCGAGCTCGTCTACTGCTACAACCTCGTGAAGCCCCGCAACGTGCTGCCCGTGCACGGCGAGTGGCGCCACCTCGTCGCCAACGCCGCCCTGGCCGAGAGCACGGGCGTGAAGAACGCGCTCGTGATCGAGGACGGCGTGAGCGTCGACCTCGTCAACGGCCGCGCGTCGATCTCCGGCCGCGTGCCCGCGCCCTACGTGTTCGTCGACGGCATGACCATCGGCGTCGCGACCGAGGAGGCCCTCGAGGAGCGCCGCACGCTCGCCGCCGAGGGGCAGATCACCGTGCTCGGCATCTTCGACGAGAAGGAGCAGAAGCTCATCCACCCGGCCGAGCTCATCACGCGCGGCTTCGTGGAGCACGACGGCTGGATCCCCGAGGCCGAGGCCGCCATCAGCACCGCCCTCAAGAACGCGGCCGCCAAGCGCCACCTCGACGGCGTCGCCGCCGAGCGCGCCATGAGCGACGGCCTGCAGCGCTGGCTCCAGCGCCGCCACCGCCGCACGCCGGTGGTCACGGTCATCGTGGTGGACGCCGACTAG
- a CDS encoding phosphotransferase has translation MDDEGRAGLTAAVANLLGRPVVALEGVVREPLEYDALLAHRSVARIRGLARLDDGAGLPWALVEKRTEGPALAVPYLVDNGARELAAYRSGLLDALPAGIRAPRAHGTLVDATGGVTLWIEEVRHRGPRPLNRAALLDAAEALGALAGRWLGRPPVDPWLFTGWIDRHAQPEAAADGTRILAAPGPAARARLGACIPAAARALAGQDRVRAALEELPPTLCHHDATGANVFRDAGGIVLIDWESVGPGPVGADLASLLCASVRRGDASAADVGAVRDEAVGRYARGMRSAGSDVPRDVVRRGLDAAMALRWKLAADLVASLDSGSTPRRGSLPDEPAESAVAELVGLLDLVLEAAERVLG, from the coding sequence ATGGACGACGAGGGACGCGCGGGGCTGACGGCCGCCGTCGCGAACCTCCTGGGGCGGCCCGTCGTGGCGCTCGAGGGCGTCGTACGGGAGCCGCTCGAGTACGACGCGTTGCTCGCGCACCGGTCGGTCGCGCGGATCCGCGGGCTCGCGCGCCTCGACGACGGCGCGGGCCTGCCGTGGGCGCTCGTCGAGAAGCGCACGGAGGGGCCCGCGCTGGCCGTGCCGTACCTCGTCGACAACGGCGCGCGCGAGCTGGCCGCCTACCGATCGGGGCTCCTCGACGCGCTGCCGGCGGGGATCCGCGCGCCGCGCGCGCACGGGACCCTCGTGGACGCGACCGGCGGCGTCACGCTCTGGATCGAGGAGGTGCGGCACCGCGGGCCGCGGCCGCTCAACCGCGCCGCGCTGCTCGACGCCGCGGAGGCGCTGGGCGCGCTGGCCGGGCGCTGGCTCGGTCGACCGCCGGTGGATCCGTGGCTCTTCACCGGGTGGATCGACCGGCACGCGCAGCCCGAGGCGGCGGCTGACGGGACACGGATCCTCGCGGCACCCGGGCCCGCCGCCCGCGCGAGGCTCGGCGCGTGCATCCCCGCCGCCGCGCGAGCGCTCGCGGGGCAGGACCGTGTGCGCGCCGCGCTCGAGGAGCTGCCGCCGACGCTCTGCCACCACGACGCGACGGGCGCCAACGTCTTCCGCGACGCGGGTGGGATCGTGCTCATCGACTGGGAGTCGGTGGGCCCGGGACCGGTGGGCGCCGACCTCGCGTCGCTGCTGTGCGCGTCGGTGCGGCGGGGCGATGCGTCCGCCGCGGACGTGGGGGCCGTGCGCGACGAGGCCGTCGGCCGCTACGCGCGGGGGATGCGCTCCGCCGGCTCGGACGTGCCGAGGGACGTCGTGCGGCGGGGCCTCGACGCGGCGATGGCGCTGCGGTGGAAGCTCGCGGCGGACCTCGTCGCCTCGCTCGACTCCGGATCCACGCCGCGACGGGGCAGCCTCCCCGACGAGCCCGCGGAGTCCGCCGTCGCCGAGCTCGTGGGGCTGCTCGACCTGGTGCTCGAGGCGGCGGAGCGCGTGCTCGGCTGA
- a CDS encoding GNAT family N-acetyltransferase: MPTRIRLATPADLDALQGIEDAADQLLVDLLRPEDWPPAPTGASRAAEPGFLLVADEAADGSDAALVGFAHVLEVDGLAHLEQVAVPPEHGRRGHGRALVEASADEARRRGHRRITLRTFADVPWNAPSYARMGFAEEPPATPFHAALVETEARLGLDRLGRRIQMGRELD; the protein is encoded by the coding sequence GTGCCCACTCGGATCCGCCTCGCCACCCCCGCCGACCTCGACGCGCTGCAGGGGATCGAGGACGCGGCCGACCAGCTGCTCGTCGACCTGCTGCGGCCGGAGGACTGGCCGCCCGCGCCGACCGGGGCGTCGCGCGCCGCGGAGCCGGGGTTCCTGCTGGTCGCGGACGAGGCGGCCGACGGATCCGATGCCGCGCTCGTCGGCTTCGCCCACGTCCTCGAGGTCGACGGCCTCGCCCACCTCGAGCAGGTCGCGGTGCCGCCCGAGCACGGCCGTCGCGGACACGGACGCGCCCTCGTCGAGGCGTCGGCGGACGAGGCACGGCGGCGCGGCCACCGGCGGATCACGCTGCGCACCTTCGCGGACGTGCCGTGGAACGCGCCCTCCTACGCCCGCATGGGGTTCGCGGAGGAGCCGCCCGCGACGCCGTTCCACGCGGCGCTCGTGGAGACGGAGGCGCGGCTCGGCCTCGACCGGCTCGGGCGGCGGATCCAGATGGGGCGCGAGCTGGACTGA
- a CDS encoding putative immunity protein, whose product MIDAADLTLSEGDRRRLIVWSAACGARLLPIFSAERPGDGRLRDAIAGAAGFADRSAGVGAMRTLAFACHAAARDAVSPEATAVARAVGQAAAVAHMAAHGRQIPRYTSKALSGEALVAELAWQREQVPADLASYVFG is encoded by the coding sequence ATGATCGACGCCGCGGACCTGACGCTGTCGGAGGGCGACCGTCGGCGGCTCATCGTCTGGTCGGCGGCGTGCGGGGCGCGGCTCCTCCCGATCTTCTCCGCCGAGCGCCCTGGCGACGGCCGGCTGCGCGACGCCATCGCCGGGGCGGCGGGCTTCGCGGACCGATCCGCGGGCGTCGGCGCGATGCGCACCCTCGCCTTCGCGTGCCATGCCGCTGCCCGCGACGCCGTGTCCCCGGAGGCCACGGCCGTCGCACGAGCCGTCGGCCAGGCCGCGGCCGTCGCCCACATGGCCGCCCACGGCCGCCAGATCCCGCGGTACACGAGCAAGGCGCTGTCGGGCGAAGCGCTCGTCGCGGAGCTGGCCTGGCAGCGGGAGCAGGTTCCCGCGGACCTCGCGTCGTACGTCTTCGGCTGA